The nucleotide window TCGGCCGGTACGCTGCCCCCGGCCACAGCGGCCAGGGTACCGCTGACTTCCCAGAGCGGTCTTTTGCAAAAAGTATTGATCATAGAATTTCCTCCTGTTCAAAGTGATTTGGATATTGAAGCTATTATATCATGGAACGGCCTAAAAAACATCCATGGAAAATCTTCAAAGACCGCCGGCAGGACGCGGAAAGAATTTATAGTTTTAGGCTTGGGGCTTGCTCCTTATCTTTGTTTATTATATAATAGTATTGAATTTTATTTTCGATTTCGGGTATGTAATAGAATGTGGCGGTTATGAGAATATGAGCAGAGGGAGGCGGTTTTATGATGAGAATCGGTATGTTGACCAGTGGAGGCGACTGCCAGAGTCTGAATGCGACCATGCGCGGTGTGGCAAAAGCCTTGTATGAGATGTATGACGATGTGGAGATCATCGGCTTTGAGGATGGCTATAAGGGTTTGATCTATATGAATTACCGCATTATGCAGCCGGAGGATTTTTCCGGTATCCTGACGGAGGGCGGCACGATTCTGGGCACCTCCAGACAGCCGTTTAAGCTGATGCGTGTCCATGATGAAAACGATCTGGATAAAGTAGAAGCGATGAAGCACACCTATAAGAAGCTCCGTTTGGAATGTCTGGTGGTCCTGGGCGGGAACGGAAGCCAGAAGACGGCAAACCTGCTCCGTGAAGAAGGACTTAATGTCATCGGCCTTCCGAAAACCATAGATAATGACCTTTGGGGAACCGACATGACCTTTGGATTCCAGAGCGCGGTCGATATTGCAACCAACGCGATCGATTGTATCCACACTACGGCAGCCTCCCACAGCCGTGTGTTTATTGTAGAGGTCATGGGGCACCGGGTAGGATGGCTGACTCTGAACGCCGGTATGGCGGGCGGGGCGGACATTATTCTGATACCGGAGATTCCATATGATATCAATTCCATCGTGGCGGCGTTAAAGAAAAGAGAAAAAGCAGGAAAAGATTTTTCCATCATAGCGGTGGCGGAAGGAGCTATTTCCAAAGAAGATGCGGGGCTCAG belongs to Qiania dongpingensis and includes:
- a CDS encoding 6-phosphofructokinase; this encodes MMRIGMLTSGGDCQSLNATMRGVAKALYEMYDDVEIIGFEDGYKGLIYMNYRIMQPEDFSGILTEGGTILGTSRQPFKLMRVHDENDLDKVEAMKHTYKKLRLECLVVLGGNGSQKTANLLREEGLNVIGLPKTIDNDLWGTDMTFGFQSAVDIATNAIDCIHTTAASHSRVFIVEVMGHRVGWLTLNAGMAGGADIILIPEIPYDINSIVAALKKREKAGKDFSIIAVAEGAISKEDAGLSKKELKKKKESNLVYPSVSYEIGAQIEERTGLEVRVTVPGHMQRGGAPCAYDRVLSSRLGAAAAKMIRDKEYGYMVAVKSREISKTPLDEVAGRLKMVDPEASIIEEARLLGISFGDEPADEPAGK